The sequence below is a genomic window from Ovis aries strain OAR_USU_Benz2616 breed Rambouillet chromosome 19, ARS-UI_Ramb_v3.0, whole genome shotgun sequence.
ATCTGGTACTCTCTGCCCAGTGCCACCTCACCCAGGAACATGTAGCCAACGCAATGGGCCCCGCAGGACATGCCAGTAACTGGGGACACAGGAAGGCTCAGGGTAGGCAGTCTGGCCTCTGCCTGACTCCTGGGGCCCCTCTCTGCTGCACTATCATCTCCTTTGGCTTTGCTGCCCGGGCCTTCTTCCATCCTTCCTCCCACCATTTCTCCGGGCTCCTTGTCCCTGcctgcctcttttctcctctcagCTCCCTGAGGCCAGGCCTCTGCCACCATCACCAAGGTCAGTAATGGCCTTTCAGTGACCCTATCTGGGGCGGGGGCTCTTCTGGCCTGCTCTGCTGATTTTGCCACTGGCTTCCTTCAGCCTCTATCCTGGGATCCTCTTGCAAAGATCTCCTGAGGCCACCCTCCTCTCCTTAGGCTCTTCTGCCCTCCTAGTGGGCTCCCAGGCCTTGAGCAACCTTCAGCCCCATCTGTTCTAAGACGACTCCTCTGACCTTGCTCTCCTGAGTGGGGGCAGGTGGTGGTCTCCAATAACGCGGTCAACCTGGCCCGAGGAGCCAGGATAGGGAGATCACCTCAGTGAGGACACCTCTGGACAGAAACTTGGGGGGCATCAGAGACACCCTCCACCCTTTCCCACACGCTGCCCATCCCACCTCTCACATACTCATCTCCTGgcttctctcctcctccagctccactgCCCTGGACTGGGCGCCCATCATAGTTGGCCTGGATGGGAACACAGCCTCCCAGCAGCCTCTGACCTTAACCACCCTCCCTGTGGCTGCAGCCAGGTTCAACTGTACTCCCCATCTTTCTCTGAATAGGTTCCTTTGATCGTCCTGGGCCCCAAGCCCCCCTTCCACACCAGGCATTTTCTCTAAGCTTTGTTTCAGGCTGTGCTCAGAGATGCTAACctgctgcagcctcccaggctttgTGCCACCCCCGGGCTACTTTACCTCAAAGGCTCCTCTTTCACCATCCCCCTCCCCAGATCAGGTTGGCATCTTCATCTTATCCATATTGCCTCCCTCAGGAAGCTGTCCTGACCACCGGATGCCTCCTGAGTCCCCCAACCGCCAGGATTCCCCACTGCGCTCTCGCGTCAGTAAGCATCCAAGAGATCCTCTCCTGGGTCCACCACCAACTGGACAAGCACCAGGCCCCATGCTCCTTAGTGTCCCCATGCCCACCCAGGACTTGGCTCTGAGGGACGCCTCACCATAGCCAGCCGACTTGCTGTTCTCTGAGGCGAAGTAGATGCCCTTGCCGACCTGGCCTCCAGAATGTGGCATAATGCGGAGCCCACTGGTGAGGATGGCGGCCACCACGGCCACATTGGTGCCATGCCACAGTAGCTTCCGATTGCCCAGCTTGGCGTGGACCTGGAACCGATCTGCCTGGGGTCGGAGGAGGTGGGAACCAGGAGAGTCACGCCCCCAAGCTCAGGTGCTTCTGGCTGCCATCAGAGGAGATAACCAAGGCCAAGGGCCCCCTGGCCActcacacactcatgcacacaggCACAAGACCTAGGCCTGGTGGAAACCGGTCAGAGTGGCTCAGCCTACTCCCTAAGGAGTGGGTAAGGCAAGGTCTTCTCCCTCAGGGAGAAGGTAGTGATGATGGGGGGACTCTCCCTTACCTCCCCTTCTCGGTCCACTTTCCAAACATGTTGAAGAGCAGGGGGCCTGTAGCTGTTGCTAGTCTGTTTTAAGTAGGCATGTATCACCTGCCGAGACAGCAGAAGTTGGGTGTCAAGAGCAAGAGGCATGTGGACCAACCTCCTCTCATCCCCCAGTCCCAGGGCTCTCCTCAGGGTCTGGAGACAGTGAGAGAAGGCCCAGGGCGAGGGACCCCTCTGGGCACCTGGAGGACAGACAGTCAGAGGAACAGTGCCCACTGctagcctggctcctctgtgagGCCCGGCCCACCTTGTACTCAGGTGCCTCTGGGTCCAGCAGCTGGAGCTGGCACTTGAGGAGCTGGTATTCTCAGTCCAGTGGGTGCGGCACCTCCTCCACTTTCTTTGTCTCCTCGGGGGTGGCCTGCAGGGTCTGCGCCAGCTCGATGTCCGCCAGGACCTAAGGTGATGGGCACTGGCAGCTGGGCTGTCCCCTTGACCCTCCCGCCCCCTCCCATCTGACTAGGGCTGTGGCTCCCCACCTGTGTATCCACCTACTCAGCTGCACCCCATCTATCTGCCTGGCTTtcccctcctctgtcctttggccTGCTCGTCACAGTCCATCTCTCTGTCCCCCATCTCCCTTGCCCCGTCTGTCTGCTTTGTGACCTGCCAGCCCTCACTAGCAACATGTCCTTCTTGGCCTGCAGAAGCTCGGGGGAGTTGATGGGCGGGGGCTGGCTGCGGCCGAAGTTGTGGGGAATGATGGTGTAGAAGTGGGAGGACAGCTCCTCCAGGCTGTGCCCACTGTCTGCGGGGGCTTTCAAGGCCGCCTCCACTGCCTCCAAGGCCTCAAAACCCCGGGCGATCTGCTGCTTGCTCAGCTTCCCCAGGGGCATCTTCTTCACATCTGGGGGGATGGGGAGCGTGAGGAGACCACCCCGCAGCCTTGCCACCCCCAGGCCCCTGCTACCCTGCCCGCCCCCAACTCCTCACCCAGGTTCATGAGCGCCATGGCATTCTGGAACATGTCCTTGCTGAAGATGTTGGTGATGAGCTTCTGTGTGGCTGCGTCCAAGGAGCAGGGCCGCACCCGCTGAACCACAGCCCTCACTGGGCCTCCGTCCGCCTAGGGGTAGAGGACGCACATGGGCAGGAGTAGCTGGGCTGGGCACCTGCAGCCAGAGTGGGTCGAGGCTACAGAGTGAGGCCTGTCCTGAGGGCGCACAGCCAAGCAGTAGTGTCCCCTCTCGGCCCAGGCCCACCCTTCCTCCCTGGCCACTTCACCTGCACCACGGCTTCCTGGGCCTCGTCCTCTCTCTGCACTTCGATAAGTGTATATTTGCCAGGGTGGGCCACAAAGCGGTCCCGCTCTGCCCAGCTGTTCTTGGTCTTGTCCCGAAATTTCTTCTCAAAATCCTTCTTTGCATCCTCCAGTGACACGAAGCGGTTGAGCTTTGACTGGCCCACCTCTCCCTGTAAGCGACACAGCCACAGTGCCTGCCATCAATGCTTGCTGGCCTCTGTTGTGCCAGCCTGTGCCAAGTGCCCCTGGGCGTCAGAGATGGGGCAGGGCCACAGTCAGTGGCTGTGGCCTTTCGGCCTGCATAAGCTGTGGGGAcccttgggggcaggaggcacgCACTGagcagggagaggtggggaggaggtgggcacAGGATGGGTGGGTGGCACCCACCACGCGTCCCCAGTGGGtccagcagaagcagcagccagcTTCTTCCAGCAGCTGGATGATGTAGACGTTGTTGTTGCTCCCAATGTCGGTTTGGCTCAGCGCAGTTGTGGTCTTCATGCACCTGTGGCCAGAGGGGGTGCAGGGAGGGCAGGCTGGCTCAGGCCACCCCAGGGGTACCTGGCTGGATGCTGACAGAAACCAGGCTGCACTGGGGCGTCAGAGGAGGCCCTGTCTGGGAACCCTGCCTTAAATGTAGTAGGGGAACACCTGAGCAGCTCAGGGGCTTGCCCTGTGGTCTGAAGAGCAGACACTGCCTGGATCTGCCTGACCTGCCTGGatctgacgggctatagtcctgCCTGACCTCTGGGGTCTCAGGAGAACACAGCTTTCTTGGGAGCCTAGAACCACCTGGCCAGAGCCAAGGCAGTGGGGAGCAGGTCTGAGTGTCCTTGTACCCAGGAGGGAACAGGCATTGGGACTGGCTGGGGACTACATCTTACCTGGGTTCCAGGGTTGCAGCTGAGTGGACATGAGGGATCCACTCGAGCTATGCACTTCTCTGCGGGCGTGGCCTTAAGGGCCTCAGCAGTAGAACGAAAACTGTCCTCTTCTTCTGCTCCCTGTCGCCCTTTCTTCTCAGGACCCTCGTGCTGCACTTGGAGCTTGCTGCGCTTTGGAGCCATGGCTGTTCTGTGGCACAGAGGAGTCCCTCAGACCTCCACGGCCTTTGTACCTGACCTGGCTGGCACAGCACCAACTTGCCCCACCCTGAGTTTGCCTTTGGTAACCTCcctctgcctccatttcctccccttgcctccatttcctcccctctcccatcagttcagttcagtcgctcagtcatgtctgactctttgcgaccccatgaatcgcagcatgccaggcctccctgtccagcaccaactcctggagttcactcagactcacgttcatcgagtcagggatgccatccagccatctcatcctcggtcatccccttctcctcctgcccccaatccctcccagcatcagagtcttttccaatgagtcaactcttcgcatgaggtggccaaagtactggagcttcagctttagcatcattccttccaaagaaatcccagggttgatctccttcagaatggactggttggatctccttgtagtccaagggactctcaagagtcttctccaacaccacagttcaaaagcatcaattcttcggcactcagcttcttcacagtccagttctcacatccatacatgaccactgggaaaaccacagccttgactagacggaccttagtcggcaaagtaatgtctctacttttgaatatgccatctaggttggttataacttttcttccaaggactaagcatcttttaatttcatggctgccatcacaatctgcagtgattttggagccccagaaaataaaatctgatattgtttccactgtttccccatctatttcccatgaagtgatgggaccagatgccatgatcttcgttttctgaatgttgagctttaagccaactttttcactctcctctttcactttcattaagaggctttgtagttcctcttcactttctacataagggtggtgtcatctgcatatctgaggttattgatatttctcccggcaatcttgattccagcttgtgtttcttccagtccagcgtttctcatgatgtactctgcatagaagttaaataagtagggtgacaacatacagcctcgacatactccttttcctatttggaaccagtctgttgttccatgtccagttctaactgtttcttcctgacctgcatacagatttctcaagaggcaggacaggtggtctggtattcccatctctttcagaattttccacagtttattgtgatccacacagtcaaaggctttggcatagtcaagaaagcagaaatagatgtttttctggaactctcttgctttttccatgatccagcggatgttggcaatttgatctctggttcctctgccttttctaaaaccagcttgaacatcaggaatttcatggttcatgtattgctgaagcctggcttggagaattttgagcattactttactagcatgtgagatgagtgcaattgtgtggtagtttgagcattctttggcattgcctttctttgggattggaatgaaaactgaccttttccagtcctgtggccactgctgacttttccaaatttgctggcatattgagtacagcactttcacagcatcatccttcaggatttgaaatagctcaactggaattccatcaccttcactagctttgtttgtagtgatgctaaggcccacttgacttcacgttccaggatgtctgcctctagatgagtgatcacaccatcatgattatctgggtcgtgaagatctttttgtacagttcttctgtgtattcttgccacctcttcttaatatcttctgcttctgttaggtccatactatttctgtcctttatcgagcccatctttgcatgaaatgttcccttgctgctgctgctaagtcgtttcagtcgtgtccaactctgtgcgaccccatagacggcagcccaccaggctcccctgtccctgggattctccagacaagaacactggagtgggttgccatttccttctccaatgcatgaaagtgaaaagtgaaagtgaagctgctcagtcgtgtccgactcttagtgatcccatggactgcagcctaccaggctcctccatccatgggattttccaggcaagtactctttccaggcaagagtactggagtggggtgccattgccttcccttggtatctctaattttctggaagagatctctagtctttcccattttgttcttttcgtctatttctttgcattgatcactgaagaaggctttcttatctcttcttgctattctttggaactctgcattcagatgcttatatctttccttttctccttggtttttcgcctctcttcttttcacagctatttgtaaggcctccccagacagccatttggcttttttgcatttcttttccatggggacggtcttgatctcTGTGCTCTgtacgatgtcacgaacctcattccatagctcatcaggcccAGATCTCTGCACCCCGGACAGGCCCCTTTCTCTAGTCACTGGGGCCAGGCCCGGCCTCTGAACAACTTTCCCAGTTTGGTTAAGGAAGAGGGGCTCTCCACCCTCCCTAGCTCTCCTGTGTGTACTGAGGTGgaagggaaagtgaaaggaaaatctCCCCCCTCCCACTTCTGGGCTCCTCCTCACAGAGCACTCTCTGTTCCTCCCCTCTCTCAGCTGACTTGGACCTGGCATGGTTGCTGGGCTGAGTCACCCCAGCTATGGAGGAGAGAGGGCAGCGGCTCCCGGGGGCAGCACTCCTGAGGCCAGCTCTATCTCTCCAGAGCTTGAGAGCCAGTAGCACAGAAACTCTTCCCATCAGACTCAAGACTTCTGGgatgccagtccaggttctagaCCAGTGACACTGAACTGCCAGAGGGTAAAAGCCAGTCACAcccaccctgccctgccttgCCCTGTGGAGGGCTGTGGGCAGGGCCATAGGGCACTCACCTAAGAGAAGCACGGACCTGGGAGACGTGGTGGCCACCGGGTCTACCTCCCAGGCAGTCAGTTCTAACAACCCTCTGTAAGCCTTAGGGGAGCCGGGATGAACTGGGTGTGGATAGGTTTCCCGTTATTTGGTCACCAGCCTGATGAGTCAGAGGCTGGGCAGGTCGAGCCGGGGCAGCCTGTCCCATGGATGGGTGGACACTTGATCTGGACACAGCTAAGGCCCAGGGGACTGACGCACCCTTAGCGGTGCACATCTCGCCTGAGGCATGCAATACGTGTCCACCGGTTTGTCAAGTGACCTTGGCCGCAGGTGCAGGCATTGCCTTCCTCTCCCAGGGACTGCCTGGCTCCCTCTCCCCGGGTTACTAGGGAGTCAGACTCTCACCCTGGTCCCCGCCCCTGACGGGGAGGAGTCACGGTCCAGGGAAAGGAACCCTGCATCTCTGACGCCCCCCAGCGTCCAAGGGGCGCAAACACAGAGAAGGCGTCGGAGTCCGACCCCTCTTCCGACGTCAGTCAGCGGCGGGGCGCATGCGCCACAGTCATTGGCCGGAAGCGCCGGGAAGAGGCTTGcttcctttaccgtctgagccagggCGCGGGAGCCTATAGGAGCTTTGGGAGGCGGGGCCACAGGCATTTACCCTATGGGAGCTTGGGGGCGAGGCAGAACCTATCCAAGGACCCAATAGAGCTGTGGGAGGCGGGACCTATAGGGCGGTGGGAGCCTATCACAGCGGGGAGTCTGGTGGGACTGCCAGGGTTTAGCCGCCACGTGAGTTCTCCAGTGCTGCGGCAACACGCACCATGGACAGCATGTTGGCGACAGGGGC
It includes:
- the PARP3 gene encoding LOW QUALITY PROTEIN: protein mono-ADP-ribosyltransferase PARP3 (The sequence of the model RefSeq protein was modified relative to this genomic sequence to represent the inferred CDS: inserted 2 bases in 1 codon; substituted 2 bases at 2 genomic stop codons), producing MAPKRSKLQVQHEGPEKKGRQGAEEEDSFRSTAEALKATPAEKCIARVDPSCPLSCNPGTQVHEDHNCXLSQTDIGSNNNVYIIQLLEEAGCCFCWTHWGRVGEVGQSKLNRFVSLEDAKKDFEKKFRDKTKNSWAERDRFVAHPGKYTLIEVQREDEAQEAVVQADGGPVRAVVQRVRPCSLDAATQKLITNIFSKDMFQNAMALMNLDVKKMPLGKLSKQQIARGFEALEAVEAALKAPADSGHSLEELSSHFYTIIPHNFGRSQPPPINSPELLQAKKDMLLVLADIELAQTLQATPEETKKVEEVPHPLDXEYQLLKCQLQLLDPEAPEYKVIHAYLKQTSNSYRPPALQHVWKVDREGEADRFQVHAKLGNRKLLWHGTNVAVVAAILTSGLRIMPHSGGQVGKGIYFASENSKSAGYVTGMSCGAHCVGYMFLGEVALGREYQITVDKPSLKQPPSGFDSVIAHGHTEPDPTQDTELELDGQXVVVPQGQPMLCPEFRSSNCLQSEYLIYQESQCRLRYLLEIHL